AAAAGCATTGATTTCATTAACTGGTAAAACCAAATCCACCATTCAAGGGTATCTTCGTGACCAGGATGTCGTATATGTTCGTTCGAAAAACATCTACAACGTCTATAACGAAACCTTTTTTGACGTCGCCGGACTCACAGTATCGTTCAAATTTAAAGGTAGACGGTGTCACGCAATCATCATTCACCAATCTTATGAAGATGACGTCACTGCCAATCAATCGGTACAACAACTCAGAACAGGTTTGATTGAAACCTTAGGGATACCAACCAGTGATAACCATAAGCATCCAGCCACCAATGTATTTGTTACCTGGGAAAAAGACAGCTATATTCAACTCAATCAAACCCCGAAGTTAAAACGACTTTATATTTATATGACGCCTCGGAAGCTCAAACAACCCAACATGAAAAAGGTCATATGGACCATCTCCATGTTCGGTGGTCTATTGTTTGGATTACTGATGTTCATTCTTTTAGGCATCGGACTTGGCTTTGACCTCATGAGCTTCATCATCAATATGATTGGTGGTTTGGTATGGGGTGTCTTATTCGGATTTTTCATGAATTTAAGCTTGGGTAAAAACCCGATTGACCCATTTAAAATGACATTAACCAAACGGGATAAACGTTTTTTTGAAAACTATCGTCTTGGTTTAAGCGATATCGAGGGAGAAGTCCTTTGTCTATGTGCCTTCCAAACCAAATTTGGGTTACAATATTTCAAAACCGCGATTTTTTTATATGACCATAAAGCCGTATTCGCTTACTTAAGACGTGGCAGATTATTTGAGATGACTTTGCCATACGCTAATATTGATTTGTACATCCATGACTTTGAAGACAAAGAAGTGGTTGTGTGGTTAAATAACAAAACCAAACTGATCATCAGAAATCGTGAAGGATTAAAGACACTCAAGGACCGTTTAGATTGGATCCTTGGTTATCAAGAAGACAGCTATCAAGCACTGGAAAAATACATCATTGAAGTCCTAAAAGACTACGATTTGATGGGTCTATTGGCCGGTGGGGCATCCGAATCGGTGATCATATATGATGGTCAGAGTATTGCGCGATATTTATATAAAGAAAGACCACTTGAAGTAGGAGATGTCAATCAAGTTTTGCTAACCTATTTTGAAGGAATTCCAATTGATTCATTGGATGATTTAGCTTCACGCATCTTCGCCTTTTATAAGAATGAATAGGATTAGATAAATTGAATCTAAATCAGATGGGAGACCAGCAATGCATCATGACATTTTGAATATCATCCAGAAAGCCAAAGACACCTTTACATACCATTCATTTCATTATGTAGATGAACATGATGTCAAAGATTATGAAGTGGTCTATGAATCAACCGATGGTGTGCTATTAAAAGGTATCCATCCAAGCCAACAAAAACCACACCTCCACTTTTTCGTCCATGATATCGAAACATTGAAGGTTATATTAAAACCATACCCGAACCATTTGATTGAATTTGTTCCAAAAGATTGGATGTTACCACTAGAACAAACAGGGTACATACCGTACTCGGTACTGAGGGATTATTGGTATAAGTATCAAAATCCAGTACCCGCTTCATCACTTACTTTCGCAACCCCAAAACAAACCCTTGAAATTGCGTTACTATCTCAATCTAGAACGGGCAGTAGTCGCGCGTTTTCTGGTGAGACAGTAGAGGTCGTCTCTCAATGGGTGACCAATCAAGTAGATGGGGTGGATGATTCATGTGTCTTGATTCATCAGAGTGATGTCATCGAAGGCGCAGTGATGGTGGGCTTGTATGGAGAAAATGAAAAACGAACCCTATGGGTCCGGTTGATTGTTGTAAAAGCATCTCTACAAAACCAAGGCATCGGTCAAAAACTGTTATCACAAGCGCTCTATTATGGTCAAATGCATTACGCCAAACGGGCATTCTTGATGGCCGATGATTTGAATCAAAACGCCTTATATCTATACCAAAAAATGGGATTTAAACCCGACTTAACCTCAGAACAAATCGATATGATATCAATATAACCCATCGCTGGGTTATTTTTTTTAGGCGTTCATAACGCGTAGGATGACACATTTTAAATATAAGGATTCATCCGAACCCAATAAAGCTGGATGATCTTTTGACTGTATACGCATTTCGACCATTTGAACTTTCTTTTTCGCATCTCTCGCTGCGTCTTGTAACATCTGTAAGAAGAGGTCAATGGTCATATAATGACTGCAGCTGCAGGTGTATAAATACCCACCGTCTTCAATGATTTTCATCGCTTGAAGATTGATGTCTTTATACCCTTGATAAGCACGTTTAATCGCGTCTTTGTTTTTTGCGAAAGCAGGTGGGTCTAGGATGATGGTATCAAAGGTTTTACCCTCTTTTTGATAGGCACGCAATTGATCAAATACGTCTTTTTCAATCGCTTCAACTTGGGTGAAACCATTGAGTTTCGCATTGTTTAAGATATCGGAAACCGCTAAGGCTGAAATATCGACACAGGTGACTTTTTTCGCCCCATGGTAGGCTGCGTGTAATCCAAATCCACCAATATTGGCGAAACAGTCTAGCACATTTTTATCTTTAACATAGGGTTTTACAGCGTTATGGTTATCTTGTTGATCTAAGAAGAAGCCGGTTTTTTGACCGTTCATCAAATCCACGGACATGGTCAGTTCATTTTCCTTGATGATGACTTTAGGAGGTACCTCACCATAAATGACACCTTTGAAAGGTTCTAAACCCTCTTTGGTTCGAACCGATACATCTGAGCGTTCAAGAATACCCTTTGGATTGAAAATCGATACCAATATTTGAATGAACATTTCTTTTCTTTGATCGATACCTAAGGATAAAATTTGGATGGATAAATAATCGCCATATTTATCGATGATTAAACCTGGTATACCATCGGATTCACCAAAAAAAGCACGATAACTATTTTGATAACCCAAACCTTCTCTCGCTTGCTTGGCTTTCAGGATTTTAGCTTTGAAAAAAGCTTCATCAATTTCGATATCTTCACTGCTTAAAATACGAACAAAAATCTTAGAATTAGTGTTCAAATAGCCTTTTCCTAGAAAGGTGTCATCAAAAGCATACACATAAGCTAATTCACCCGATTTGATGAAACCAACGATGTGGTCAATTTCATTGGAGAAGACCCAAGGATGACCTTCTTGGATTCGTACTTCTTCACCTTTTTTTAAATAAATTTTGCAGGGATTCATAGGGTTTACCTCGTTTTTACAGTTAGCATTATATCATGTTTATGAATATAAAACACAAAAAGCGAAAGTCATGCTAAAATATAAGAAAAGCAATAGAAGAGGTGTCTATGAAACTCGATTATAAAAAGACGATTTACGTTGGATTGGCATTTTTAATTATCTCGTTGTTTTGGCAAACCTATGACGCCATCATCACCAAGATTTTGATTGATAAATTCGGTCTAAATCAAACGTGGAGTGGTTTTGTTATGGCTTTGGATAACATTTTAGCCTTATTCTTATTACCATTCTTTGGCGGGTTATCAGACCGCACCAACCATAAACGTGGCAGACGTACCCCTTATGTGGTGGTCGGTACCTTACTCGCAGCCTTCCTATTTGTGGGATTATCCTTCTTTGATGCGATGCAGTTAGAAAAACTGGATGCAGAAACCACACTTAGGGTCGAATACGATAACGCTGCAGGATTCACCGAAGAGTTGACTGTTGCAGAGTGGCGAACCATATCAAACACCATGGATGGTCAAAGCGAATCCACCCACATTTTAGACATATTAGATGCTGTTCACAAAGGGACAACAAATCGAATTTATGAAGAAACCGATGTCTTGTCTTTAGCGGATTATAACGATGCGAAAGATGCGTATTATCGTTATCTATCGGCACAAGCGTTAGATGTTACGATGGCCTCGCCAACCGTATTCATCGTGTTCATCGTGATGTTATTCTTTACTTTAGTCGCGATGTCTACATTTAGATCACCAGCCGTCGCCTTGATGCCAGATGTTACCACCAAGGTGCTTCGAAGCAAAGGTAACGCTCTCATCAATTTGATGGGTGCATTCGGGGGTATTACAGCCATCATCCTATTAACGGTATTTGGCTTAGACCAGCACTCATTCGTCAATTACACCGCGGCATTCGTTTCAGTATCCATCATCATGGTGGTGGTGTTAGGTATATTCTTATGGAAAGTCAATGAACCTAAGTTGGTTCAAGAACGCATTGATTTTGAAAAAGCAAACAACATCGTGGATGAAGAAGAAACCGAAAATCACGATAAGATTAGTAAAGACAAATTCATGTCATTGGTCCTTATTTTGGCTTCTGTGTTCCTATGGTTTATGGGGTATAACGCAGTCACCACTAAACTATCGGATTACGCACCAAAAGTACTGAATATGGGTTATTCAACCCCACTTCTTATCGCTCAAGCAACCGCGATTGTTGGGTTCATTCCAATCGGCATTATTTCCACCAAATGGGGTAGAAAAAAGACCATTTTATTTGGCGTAGCCTTATTAACCTTGTGTTTTGGATCCGTATATTTCATCACAGAAACCACCGGTATCCTATTATATGTTGTCTTGGGTTTAACTGGGATTGCCTGGGCCTCAATCAACGTCAACTCCTACCCAATGGTAGTAGAACTATCTAAAGGGTCAGATGTCGGTAAATATACTGGTTATTACTATACTTTCAGTATGGCAGCACAAATCTTAACACCGATTTTATCTGGATTCCTCATGGACATTCCAGACTTTGGCCGTAAGATTTTGTTCCCTTACGCAACCGTCTTTGTCATCTTCTCATTCATCACTATGTTGTTTGTAAAACATGGGGATGCGAAAGCTGAAAAGAAATCGTTATTGGAAAACTTTGATGTCGATATGGACTAAAAAAATAACACCTAGCCACTTGGTTAGGTGTTATTTTTTGGATTCGTGTTGGAATTCAAACATCGTGAATATAAAGAAGAATGGACATACCACAATCGTCATCATTTTGGACGGTTCAATCGATGGTTGAACCAATGTTTGGATATATAACCCTATGAAAAGGAGGACGCCAAAGATGGTTGCAACAGTATAGGGTGAAAATCGTTTGGTCTCATCATCTTGGTATTGAAATATGAGGATGATTTGTCCAAACACTGGTGAAATGACAAACACAGGTAACAACATAGAGACATACATGTTTTGGAGGAAAAAATGATGTTGTCTCAAATAATAAGCATCTCCAAATTGAAGATAGGCATCTGAAAAATAGAGTTGTTGTTTATTTAAATATAAGATTAGATTGAGTACGAGGACATACCCCAATAAGGTGATCCAAGTATACAATAACATGTATCGGTAGTTTAAAGACATAATGAACCTCGAATCTATAGCATTCATTTAATAAAACGAAAAAACGGACGATTTTGTCCGTTTTTATATCAAAAAGTTGTAAAAGATTTCAATTATTTCATTTTTTCGGTATAAAGTTTTCAAAAACAGCGTTATCAAATGCTTTTCTGGCATAGGACAATGTTTTCGGTGAACGTGCAGCGTACCCTAAAATGAGCATGCCTTTTTTTCTAGCCTTATCAATATATTTGTTTGGCATATCTTCTAGACGGTAGTTGATAAAGTCCGGCTTTGTCAAACGGTTGAAGACCATCCGTCTCAACAACTTTCTCATGATATTCGACATGTCTGAATCTGTAAAATACTCACTGATTTGACCACGGATATGTTCTTTTGCATGTCGCTTAAACCAATAGACAATCGATGGGTCATACGATTGTATCGCAACCTCATAAGGATACTTTTTTAAAGTTTCGTTGACTGCCTTAGCGTGACGTTTTTTATCACCAAAAGGTTTGATTTCAATCATCAAAGGGACCTGTCCATTGACCAATAAAAGAATCTCATCTAAGGTAGGTATGGTTTCATCGGTTCCAGCTATCTTTAAGGTCTTAAGTTCATCATAAGTGAGGTCTTTTAATGCTCGGTCAATACCAAACAGTCTTTTCAAGTTTTTATCGTGAAATACCACCACGGTACCATCTTTAAGAATGTTTGTATCAATCTCAATACCAAAACCGTGTTTAATCGCTTCAGTAAAAGATTTTCGAGTATTTTCGACTAACCCATCCACACCATGTAAACCACGATGGGTTATATACGCTTCTTTGAGCCAGGACAATTGTTTCATAAGATCACCAAAGATATTGTAACAAAAGGGCGATGGAATATAAAGGATTTTATGAAAAATGAACGATGTTGTCTTTTCTACCAAATTGTTTGTTTTCCATAGAATTATTATTCACTACGTGATATAATACGGCTTGTTAGAAGATGAGGGATACATTGAAAAAACCCGAATTACTCGCCCCTGCTGGGACGAAAGAAGCTTTTATTGGTGCCATCAATGCTGGCGCGAATGCGATATTTATGGCAGGTCATCGCTTTGGTGCCCGTGCATTCGCTGAAAACTTCAATCAAGACGATTTAAAACAAGCCATCGAATACGCTCATTTACGTGGGGTATCCGTTTTTATTGTTGTCAATACGCTTACCTTTGATGACGAAGTTGAAGACCTCCTCAGTTATACCGATGAATTGGTCAAAGCTCACGTCGACGCATTGATTGTTCAAGATATTGGGATGATATCGATATTCGCTCAAAGATACCCAAATACAGCCATTCACGCATCAACTCAAGTCAATGCGCACAATATTCATCATGTCAAATTCTTAAAAGAACTTGGAGTTAAACGCGTCATTTTAGCACGTGAGACCAGTTTAGACGTCATCAAAGAAATCAAGCGTACAGTGGATATCGAATTAGAAGTTTTTATCCATGGTGCGCTTTGTGTGTCTTTTTCTGGCAACTGCCTGATTTCATCCATTTTAAACAAACGTTCAGGGAATCGTGGCGAGTGTGCGTACAATTGCCGATTACCTTATAAATTAATCAAAGATAAAACCGTGATTGGTGAAGAATCCTATTTGATGAGTGCGAAAGATTTGATGACGCTTGAATACATCGATGAACTCATTGAAGCTGGGATAGATTCTTTCAAAATTGAAGGCAGAATGCGTAAAAAAGAATATGTCACGCAAACCACGATGGCCTATCGTCTAGCCATCGATGCCTATTATGAAGGGAAAAACATTCAACTAGATAGTCAAATTGACAAACTAAAACGTGTCTTTAACCGTGATTACACCAAAGGCTATATGTTAAAAGAAATCCCTAAGGACCTCAACAATGACTTTAGACCCAACCATATGGGCGTCCCTATTGGTAAAGTCATCGCTTATGAAAAAAACCTCGCATTGGTTCAACTCAGTGAGGGCCTAAAAAATGGCGATGGGTTTAGAATTGTGGGTAAACACGACTATGGCAACATGGTTACTTACATGAAACGTAAAAACAACACGATCATCAAAGAAGCTTTTAAAGGGGAAACCATCTATTTAGAAGTCAAAGAACAAGTCTATCCAGACTCTATTTTATACAAAACCTTGGATTCGGATTTAGAAAAGGATTTGGTCATGTATCAATCATCTGCTTTCAAACTCATTCCAATCACAGGGATGGTCACAGCATATATCGATAAACCATTGACGTTAAGCCTCAGCGATGGTGACCATCAGGTATCCGTTTCTTCACAAAACAACCTTGAGTACGCGATGAACCAACCAGCCACAGAGGCTTCTATTGCCCAAAATATCTCAAAATTGGGTGGTACCCCATTTTATTTTGATACGTTAACTGTATACACCGATGGGGCGTGTTTTATCCCAGTAAAAGAACTCAATGAACTCAGACGACTCGCGGTTGAATCTTTGATTGCACAAAGGATAGAACGAAAAGAAGCCTTCATTCAACCTTATTCTATACAAAATGGATTTAACTACGTAGAAACAGTTAAGTTGGTTGCGAGAGTCCATACCCTAGATCAATTAAATGTAGCGTATAAACTAGGATTGGATGAAATCTACTTTGAAGATATCATCGATGTGAATCCAAAAGACTATCCAAATACCGTTGTGAGACCGGTGACCAAACGAATCATCGAAGACATCGATGGATTTGATATCACAGGTCCTACCATGGTCTCTGAACTTGGTGGTATATATCAAAACCAAAAACGATACCCATTGGTGACCGATGAATTTATCAACATCACCAACATTTATACGGCAGCTCTCATTTCGACTTACAATGTCGAACGTATCGCCTTATCATCAGAGTTGGATTTAGACCATGTATTGCGTTTCTCAAAACGCTATTTTAATCGATTTGGTGCCTATCCAAACCTTGAAATGGTGGTTTATGGACACAAAGATTTGATGATTTCCAAATACTGTCCGGTTGCGAAAACGTTTGGCTATAAACCCAACTGTCGTTTGTGTTTCAAAGACCAATATTACCTTCAAGACCACATCGGTAAATATGCATTGCTCAATGATGGACATTGTAATATGCGCGTCATGGACCCAAAACCATTGTTGTTGATTGATTATTTAGAAACATTGAAAGCAGCGAATATCACGACTTTTAGAATGGATTTCACCACAGAAACAGAAAAGGAAATGAAAGCCATTGTATATGCCTTCAAATCAGCACTGGCACAAAAACCGTATAAATTGGATTTACCGCGCTTTAGAACAGGTCATTTTGAGTGAGTATCTGATATAATAAACAGCTTTGATAAGAGAAGCACTGCTTATCGATTTTGTTTGTGATGTTGGATTGAATTTGATATACTAGTTATTGTAAGATTTTTCAAAGTACGGGGCTTTTTATTATAAATAAAGCCTACTGAGGTTATATGGAACCCAATAAAGATAAAAAAAGAAAATCATTGGTCGAAATCTATCGTGAGTATAATTTGGTCATCGCGTTCTTTTACGAGTTGGTGTTTGTCCTCCTCGGATTGATTATCTTAGGGCTCATTTTGGATGAGTATCTAAAGACAAAGGTTTTATTCACCATACTATTTACGTTGTTTGGGATTTATTCATCCATTTCAAATCTATACAAACGAATGACCAAAAAAGAGGATAAAGATGTCAGCAAGAAATGAATTCACACAAAACTTTAAATATACCATTTTGCTGATTGCCGTATCGAGCATCGCTGCCTATTTCATTTTTGGTAAAGCCGTCACCATTAGCATCATTTTGGGTGGTGCAACCATGTTGTGGGGCATGAGTCTATTGGCCAAAAACCACCGTAAAATGACCAAAGATAACCCAAGGGTTTCAGGCAGAATGATTGGTCTGATTTTAAGATATACCTTATACGTCATCGTTCTAGGCTTGTCCTATTATATGGAAACACTGAACATTTATGGTACATTTTTTGGTTTGTTGACCTTTAAAATTGCATTATATAGCCAAGCCATTTGGCAAACCATTCGAGGGGGAAATCATCATGAATGATTTTTTCAAAGCTTTCTATGATTTTTACTACAACCTATCATCGGCACTTAAAGCCAGCATCATCGTATTCATTGTTTTAATCATTATGACTACCGTGGTGGGTTTGCGTGTTAAAAAGTTGGACTACCGTAAAACACCCAAAGGTTTTACATTCATTATGATTATGTTGGTGGATATGATCAACAAAATGCTCGTACCGATTTTTCCAAAATACCACAAGACATTTCAACCGTTATTATTGACCATGTTCATGTATTTGGTGTTCGCGAACTGGGCAAGTTTAGTCGGACTTACGGCACCATTATCGAACCTGAATATTGCGTTATCGATGAGCATCATCGTCTTCGCAACCATTCAAGGTTCAGCGTTGGTTATCAAACGACCTGTCGCGAGAATGAAAGCATTGTTGTCACCAAACCCGGTATTCTTACCACTCAACTTAATCGGTGAATTCTCAACCCCATTTTCCATGGGTATGCGTCTATTTGGGAATTTGATGTCAGGGTCTATTTTAGCTATCTTGATTTACCATTTTACATCTTATGTAGGGATCTTCATTGGGGCGTTCTTATTACACCCAGTGTTTGATATATTTGTAGGTGCGATTCAAGCCTACGTGTATTTAAGTTTATTTTCAATATTCCTAGCGATTGCTGTGGAAGATTAATCATCTTATAAGGAGGAAAGAAAGATGGATTTTAATCAGTTTTTTCAAACAGGTATGGCATTTTTAGGTGCTGGATTGGCTGTATTCACCGGTTTCGGTACTGCGATTGGCCAAGGTTACGCAGCAGGTAAAGCGGTTGAAGCGGTTGGTAGACAACCAGAAGCCATCAACGAAATCCGCTCGACTTTATTACTTGGGGACGCGTTAGCTGAAACCACAGGTATTTATGGTCTAGTCATCGCCATCATCTTGATTTTCGTTGCGTAATCATCGTTAAAGGGGGTAAGCGTTTATGCTTGCTGATACACTAAAAAACTTTGTTGAAGAGTCGCTTGGTTTGTTACTGGGCGTGGGTCTCGAAGAAATTTTGATTCAACTGGGCGGAACGATTGTTCTGTTTTTAGTGATTCGTAAATTCTTCTGGAAGAACCTGACCGAATTCATGGAAAAGCGTAGAGCTTACATGGATGAAGAACTTTTCAAAGCAGAAGCGCTTAAAGTAGAAGCTGCTCAGATCAAAGCCAATGCCGATGAAACGTATTCGACCTTACGCAACTCAGTCTCTAAGACATTAGAAGATGCGAGAGTCAGAGCACAAAAAGAAGAATCAGAAATCATCGCGAAAGCGAAAGCTGAAGCACAGCGTCTTAAACTAGAAGCTGAGAAAGAAGTTGAACTTGAGGTTCAAAAAGCCCAAGATCAAATGAAGAAAGAAATTGTAACGGTAGCGACAGTTTTGGCTGAGAAAATCATTCAAAAAGAAGTCGATGCCAAAAAGTATGAACAATGGGTGGATGAAGCAACCAATGAGGTTAAACGCTCATGAGTAGTTTAAGCTACCAATATGCTGAGGCACTCTACGCCCTCGCGGTAGAACAAAAACAAACCGACGCCATGGTCAGTGAACTGAAACAATTCATCTCACAATACCATGGACAACTCGAATCGTTGTTAAATCACCCCAAAGTATCCACATCGGATAAAAAAAGTCTCATTAGCGGTTTAAATCTAAACCCGTTAATGGTCCATTTTTTATACGTTCTGATCGACAATCAGCGATTGATGGAAGTTCATGCCATTTTAAACAGCTATCAAACCTTACTAGACCAACAACATCAGGTGTTGCGCGCTAAGGTGTATTCCAACAAACCATTATCTAAAACCGAGCTCGAAGGGATCAAAGTTGCATTGCAAACCAAACTCAACAGAACAGCCCATTTAGAAAATGTCATCGATCCAACCATTGTGGGTGGCATCAAAATTGCTTATGAAGGCAATGTTGTCGACCATACCATCAATCAATTTATTGCTTCTTTAAGCGAAACCTTAAAGGCATAGAGAAGGTGAATATATGAGTAAAATTAATCCAGTTGAAATCAGTTCTTTGATCATTGAGCAAATTAAGAAGTATCAAAATGAAATTAAAACCGATAATGTCGGTACTGTCATCAGTGTAGGGGATGGGATTGCATTGGTTCATGGCCTTGATCAGGCTATGAGTGGTGAACTATTAGAATTCCCACATGGTGTCTTTGGTCAAGTATTAAACCTTGAAAAAGACTACGTTGGGGTCATCCTACTCGATGAATCTACCCAAATTAAAGAAGGCGATTCAGTCAAAACCACTGGACGCATTCTGGAAGTACCTGTCGGTGAAGCCCTCATCGGTAGGGTTGTCAATCCACTGGGGAAACCCATCGATGGTATGGGCAAAATCCAAACCGATAAGTTCCGTACAATCGAACGTAAAGCTACAGGCGTTATGGCCCGTAAAGGGGTTCATCAACCGCTACAAACCGGGATTAAAGTCCTCGATGCGTTGGTACCGATTGGGCGTGGACAAAGAGAACTCATCATCGGTGACCGCCAAACTGGTAAAACCACATTAGCGATTGACACCATCATTAACCAAAAAGGTAAAGGCGTCATTTGTATCTATGTTGCGATTGGTCAAAAAGAATCGACTGTAGCCGGTGTATACGAAACCTTGAAATCCCATGGTGCGATGGATTATGCCATCATCGTATCAGCATCCGCATCCGAACCTTCACCACTGTTATACCTCGCACCTTACGCAGGGGTTACGATGGCAGAAGAATTCATGTTTGCCGGTAAAGATGTCTTGATCGTATATGATGATTTGACCAAGCACGCCACAGCCTACCGCGAATTATCCCTACTACTCAGAAGACCACCAGGTCGTGAAGCCTTTCCAGGGGATGTTTTCTATCTACACAGTAGACTATTAGAAAGAGCCGCTAAGCTCAATGACGCTTTGGGTGGTGGTTCCATCACTGCTTTACCAATCATTGAAACCCAAGCAGGCGATATTTCTGCGTATATCCCAACCAACGTCATCAGTATTACCGACGGACAAATCTTCTTACAATCCGATTTGTTCCACAGTGGCGTTAGACCTGCGATCAACGCTGGTTTATCGGTCTCTCGTGTCGGTGGTGCTGCACAAACCAAAGCGATTAAAAAAGTCTCAGGTACATTACGTCTTGACCTCGCATCTTTCAGAGAACTCGAAGCCTTTACCCAATTCGGTAGTGACTTAGATGAAGCGACCAAAGCGCGCTTGGAACGTGGTAAACGTACCGTTGAAATCTTGAAACAAGGTTTACATGATACCATGGCAGTTGAATACCAAGTCATTTCGATTTTCGCATTGACCCAAGGATTCTTAGATAGCATCAAATTATCAGAAATTAGACGATTTGAAAAAACATTACATAGTTTCTTTAATACGGATAAAGAAGCCAACCACCTTTTAGAAGAACTTAGAAAAACGGCTGTATTGCCTGATGTCAATCAATTGAAATCAGCCATCACACGTTTTAAATTAACGTTCGTATAGGATAGCCCTATGGCTTCGATGAGAGATATTAAGGCGCGTATCGTCGCGACCAAAAAGACAGCTCAAATCACGAATGCAATGTATATGGTCTCCGCATCCAAACTTAAAAAAGCGGAAAGAGCAATGGTGTCATATCGCCCAATGGTGAAAAGACTCAATCACATCATTCAAGGCGTATTGACCGATCAAGAGTTATCCCATGTTTTATTAGAAACGAGACCCGTTAAAAAGACATGTTATATCTTAATCAGTTCTGACCGTGGGCTAGCTGGACCATTCAATGCAAACCTATTCCGTAAGTTTCAATCACACATCAAAGAATCTGAAATCAATCCTGAAACAGTGATGGTCGCAGCCATTGGTCAAAAAGCGTATTCGTTCGCAAAGCGTAACCAATACCAATTGATCAATGATCGTCCAATTCATGTACGTGACGATATTCAATTCATTGACTTTAAAGAAATCACACAAAAGTTCATCGACTTATTCTTAAATGAGACTGTAGATGAAATCGTGGTCTTCTATAGCCACTTTATCAATACGCTCTATCAAAACGTAGAAGCTAAGAAACTCCTACCAATCACACTAGAACCGACCGATGAACTACAAAAAATCCGCTACGATTATGAACCCAATCAAGGTGAAATCATCAACCATCTATTACCGATGTATGTTGAAAACACCCTATATGGATTCATTCTCGAAGCCAAAGCTGGCGAACATGCGTCACGCATGACCGCCATGCGTTCTGC
This genomic window from Paracholeplasma manati contains:
- a CDS encoding GNAT family N-acetyltransferase, which codes for MHHDILNIIQKAKDTFTYHSFHYVDEHDVKDYEVVYESTDGVLLKGIHPSQQKPHLHFFVHDIETLKVILKPYPNHLIEFVPKDWMLPLEQTGYIPYSVLRDYWYKYQNPVPASSLTFATPKQTLEIALLSQSRTGSSRAFSGETVEVVSQWVTNQVDGVDDSCVLIHQSDVIEGAVMVGLYGENEKRTLWVRLIVVKASLQNQGIGQKLLSQALYYGQMHYAKRAFLMADDLNQNALYLYQKMGFKPDLTSEQIDMISI
- a CDS encoding class I SAM-dependent rRNA methyltransferase — its product is MNPCKIYLKKGEEVRIQEGHPWVFSNEIDHIVGFIKSGELAYVYAFDDTFLGKGYLNTNSKIFVRILSSEDIEIDEAFFKAKILKAKQAREGLGYQNSYRAFFGESDGIPGLIIDKYGDYLSIQILSLGIDQRKEMFIQILVSIFNPKGILERSDVSVRTKEGLEPFKGVIYGEVPPKVIIKENELTMSVDLMNGQKTGFFLDQQDNHNAVKPYVKDKNVLDCFANIGGFGLHAAYHGAKKVTCVDISALAVSDILNNAKLNGFTQVEAIEKDVFDQLRAYQKEGKTFDTIILDPPAFAKNKDAIKRAYQGYKDINLQAMKIIEDGGYLYTCSCSHYMTIDLFLQMLQDAARDAKKKVQMVEMRIQSKDHPALLGSDESLYLKCVILRVMNA
- a CDS encoding MFS transporter — its product is MKLDYKKTIYVGLAFLIISLFWQTYDAIITKILIDKFGLNQTWSGFVMALDNILALFLLPFFGGLSDRTNHKRGRRTPYVVVGTLLAAFLFVGLSFFDAMQLEKLDAETTLRVEYDNAAGFTEELTVAEWRTISNTMDGQSESTHILDILDAVHKGTTNRIYEETDVLSLADYNDAKDAYYRYLSAQALDVTMASPTVFIVFIVMLFFTLVAMSTFRSPAVALMPDVTTKVLRSKGNALINLMGAFGGITAIILLTVFGLDQHSFVNYTAAFVSVSIIMVVVLGIFLWKVNEPKLVQERIDFEKANNIVDEEETENHDKISKDKFMSLVLILASVFLWFMGYNAVTTKLSDYAPKVLNMGYSTPLLIAQATAIVGFIPIGIISTKWGRKKTILFGVALLTLCFGSVYFITETTGILLYVVLGLTGIAWASINVNSYPMVVELSKGSDVGKYTGYYYTFSMAAQILTPILSGFLMDIPDFGRKILFPYATVFVIFSFITMLFVKHGDAKAEKKSLLENFDVDMD
- a CDS encoding glycerophosphodiester phosphodiesterase family protein — translated: MKQLSWLKEAYITHRGLHGVDGLVENTRKSFTEAIKHGFGIEIDTNILKDGTVVVFHDKNLKRLFGIDRALKDLTYDELKTLKIAGTDETIPTLDEILLLVNGQVPLMIEIKPFGDKKRHAKAVNETLKKYPYEVAIQSYDPSIVYWFKRHAKEHIRGQISEYFTDSDMSNIMRKLLRRMVFNRLTKPDFINYRLEDMPNKYIDKARKKGMLILGYAARSPKTLSYARKAFDNAVFENFIPKK
- a CDS encoding U32 family peptidase, which produces MKKPELLAPAGTKEAFIGAINAGANAIFMAGHRFGARAFAENFNQDDLKQAIEYAHLRGVSVFIVVNTLTFDDEVEDLLSYTDELVKAHVDALIVQDIGMISIFAQRYPNTAIHASTQVNAHNIHHVKFLKELGVKRVILARETSLDVIKEIKRTVDIELEVFIHGALCVSFSGNCLISSILNKRSGNRGECAYNCRLPYKLIKDKTVIGEESYLMSAKDLMTLEYIDELIEAGIDSFKIEGRMRKKEYVTQTTMAYRLAIDAYYEGKNIQLDSQIDKLKRVFNRDYTKGYMLKEIPKDLNNDFRPNHMGVPIGKVIAYEKNLALVQLSEGLKNGDGFRIVGKHDYGNMVTYMKRKNNTIIKEAFKGETIYLEVKEQVYPDSILYKTLDSDLEKDLVMYQSSAFKLIPITGMVTAYIDKPLTLSLSDGDHQVSVSSQNNLEYAMNQPATEASIAQNISKLGGTPFYFDTLTVYTDGACFIPVKELNELRRLAVESLIAQRIERKEAFIQPYSIQNGFNYVETVKLVARVHTLDQLNVAYKLGLDEIYFEDIIDVNPKDYPNTVVRPVTKRIIEDIDGFDITGPTMVSELGGIYQNQKRYPLVTDEFINITNIYTAALISTYNVERIALSSELDLDHVLRFSKRYFNRFGAYPNLEMVVYGHKDLMISKYCPVAKTFGYKPNCRLCFKDQYYLQDHIGKYALLNDGHCNMRVMDPKPLLLIDYLETLKAANITTFRMDFTTETEKEMKAIVYAFKSALAQKPYKLDLPRFRTGHFE